The following are encoded in a window of Mycobacterium vicinigordonae genomic DNA:
- a CDS encoding Rieske 2Fe-2S domain-containing protein — MMSQSDADEIRLIEAQAAPTRFARGWHCLGLVRDYGDGKPHAVRAFGQQLVVFRSGTGKISVLDGFCRHMGGNLAEGTVKGNEIACPFHDWRWGGDGRCKQVPYAKRTPRLARTASWTTLEQDGMLFIWNDPQHNPPPSEVNIPRIEGATSDEWTDWHWYTTVVGSNCREIIDNVVDMAHFFYIHGSLPTYFKNIFEGHVATQYMNGEGRPDMGSGSGDVALLGTTSVASYFGPSFMIDDLTYHYDDGDRRTILINCHYPIDANSFVLQYGIIVKKSATLPDDQAIQTAVSLGDYVKLGFEQDVEIWRHKARIDNPLLVEEDGPVYQLRRWYDQFYVDIADVQPDMVDRFEFELDTTRPHEAWMKEIEANLAARAGSGSR; from the coding sequence ATGATGTCGCAATCCGACGCCGACGAGATTCGGCTCATCGAAGCGCAGGCCGCCCCGACGCGGTTCGCCCGCGGCTGGCATTGCCTGGGACTGGTCCGAGATTACGGGGACGGCAAACCGCACGCGGTCAGAGCGTTCGGTCAGCAGCTCGTCGTGTTCCGCAGTGGGACCGGCAAAATCAGTGTGCTGGATGGATTCTGCCGGCACATGGGTGGGAATCTGGCGGAGGGAACCGTGAAGGGCAACGAGATTGCCTGCCCATTCCACGACTGGCGTTGGGGCGGTGACGGTCGCTGCAAGCAGGTTCCCTACGCCAAGCGCACGCCGCGGCTGGCCCGGACCGCGTCCTGGACCACCCTGGAACAGGACGGCATGTTGTTCATCTGGAACGACCCCCAGCACAACCCGCCGCCGTCCGAGGTCAACATTCCGCGCATCGAGGGCGCAACCAGCGACGAATGGACCGACTGGCACTGGTACACCACGGTGGTCGGCAGCAACTGTCGCGAGATCATCGACAACGTCGTGGACATGGCGCACTTCTTCTACATTCACGGGTCGCTGCCCACCTACTTCAAGAACATCTTCGAAGGCCACGTGGCCACCCAGTACATGAACGGTGAGGGCCGGCCCGACATGGGCAGCGGGTCCGGGGATGTGGCGCTGCTCGGCACCACCTCGGTCGCGTCCTATTTCGGGCCGTCGTTCATGATCGACGACCTGACTTATCACTACGACGACGGCGACCGGCGGACAATCCTGATCAATTGCCACTACCCGATCGACGCGAATTCCTTTGTGCTGCAATACGGAATCATTGTCAAGAAGTCGGCGACGCTGCCCGACGATCAAGCCATACAGACAGCGGTCAGCCTCGGCGATTACGTAAAGTTGGGCTTCGAGCAGGACGTCGAGATCTGGCGGCACAAGGCGCGTATCGACAACCCGTTGCTGGTCGAGGAGGACGGGCCGGTCTATCAACTGCGGCGCTGGTATGACCAGTTCTACGTCGATATCGCCGACGTGCAACCAGATATGGTGGACCGCTTTGAGTTCGAGCTGGACACCACGCGTCCACATGAGGCGTGGATGAAGGAGATCGAGGCGAACTTGGCGGCCCGGGCCGGCTCGGGTAGCCGCTAG
- a CDS encoding 3-ketosteroid-delta-1-dehydrogenase encodes MTAHSTTIPTGLEVADTTVDLLVVGSGTGLAAALAARELGLSVLVVEKSPYVGGSTARSGGALWLPAGPVLAESGAGDSADQAAMYLDAVVAGSAPPQRSSGFLNNLSATVEMLRRTTPLRLFWARDYSDYHPEQPGGRAAGRTCECYPFDTAVLGAYRTRLRPGVLEAGFAIPTTGADYRWMNLVTRMPRKGIPVFAKRIAQGLGGMAIGRRYAAGGQGLTAGLFAGVLRAGIPVWTQTRLTHLAGDGDRVTGAVIDHDGREVTITARRGVVLATGGFDHSMDMRWKFQSESLGANLSLGADTNTGDGIRLGQERGADVDLMDQAWWFPAIAPLPGKAPAVMLAERSLPGCLIVNQDGRRFANEASDYMSFGQRLLDLERQGSRVESMWIIFDQRYRNSYVFGAELFPRMRVPQAWYDAGIAARADNLPDLGARIGVPAPEFIRTMTQFNQAASLGTDPEFGRGRSAYDRYYGDPTVKPNPNLRALVDGPFYAVKMVLSDLGTCGGLKADERARVLREDGSVIAGLYAIGNTAANAFGTCYPGAGATIAQGLVYGYVAARDAASQP; translated from the coding sequence GTGACCGCACACAGTACGACGATTCCCACCGGGCTCGAGGTGGCCGATACCACGGTCGACCTGCTGGTGGTGGGCTCGGGCACCGGACTGGCCGCGGCGCTAGCCGCTCGCGAACTCGGGCTGTCGGTGCTCGTCGTGGAGAAGTCGCCGTATGTGGGCGGATCGACGGCGCGGTCGGGCGGGGCGCTGTGGTTGCCCGCAGGTCCGGTGCTGGCCGAGTCGGGCGCCGGCGACTCGGCGGATCAGGCCGCCATGTATCTGGATGCCGTGGTGGCCGGGTCGGCGCCCCCGCAGCGCTCGTCCGGGTTCTTGAACAACCTGTCCGCGACGGTCGAGATGCTGCGCCGCACCACGCCGCTGCGGCTGTTCTGGGCCCGCGACTACTCCGACTACCACCCCGAGCAGCCGGGCGGCCGGGCGGCGGGCCGCACCTGCGAGTGCTACCCGTTCGACACCGCGGTCCTCGGTGCGTACCGCACCCGGCTGCGACCCGGTGTGCTGGAAGCTGGGTTCGCGATCCCGACCACGGGCGCGGACTACCGTTGGATGAACTTGGTAACGCGGATGCCGCGCAAGGGAATTCCGGTGTTCGCCAAGAGGATTGCTCAAGGCTTGGGCGGTATGGCGATCGGCCGGCGTTACGCCGCGGGCGGTCAGGGGCTGACCGCCGGCCTGTTCGCCGGGGTACTGCGGGCGGGGATACCGGTGTGGACGCAGACCAGGTTGACGCACCTGGCCGGCGACGGCGATCGGGTGACCGGCGCGGTGATCGACCACGACGGCCGCGAGGTGACGATCACCGCGCGCCGCGGCGTGGTGCTCGCCACCGGCGGCTTCGACCACAGTATGGACATGCGGTGGAAATTCCAGTCCGAGTCACTGGGCGCAAACCTGAGCCTGGGCGCGGACACCAACACCGGTGACGGGATCCGACTCGGGCAGGAGCGCGGCGCCGACGTGGACTTGATGGACCAGGCGTGGTGGTTCCCGGCGATCGCGCCGCTGCCTGGCAAGGCGCCCGCGGTGATGCTGGCCGAACGATCCCTGCCGGGCTGCCTGATCGTCAACCAAGACGGCCGCCGGTTCGCCAACGAGGCATCCGACTACATGTCGTTCGGTCAGCGACTGCTCGACCTGGAGCGCCAGGGCAGCCGCGTCGAATCGATGTGGATCATCTTCGACCAGCGCTACCGCAACAGCTATGTCTTTGGCGCCGAGTTGTTTCCGAGAATGCGGGTACCGCAGGCGTGGTATGACGCCGGGATCGCCGCCCGCGCGGACAACCTGCCCGACCTCGGTGCTCGAATCGGGGTTCCCGCGCCGGAATTCATCCGCACGATGACGCAATTCAACCAAGCGGCTTCCCTGGGTACAGATCCCGAGTTCGGCCGCGGGCGTAGTGCTTATGACCGTTACTACGGCGACCCGACCGTCAAGCCGAATCCCAACCTGCGTGCCCTGGTCGACGGCCCCTTCTACGCCGTGAAGATGGTGCTGTCCGACCTGGGCACGTGCGGCGGACTCAAGGCCGACGAACGGGCGCGGGTGTTGCGTGAGGACGGCAGTGTGATCGCTGGGCTGTACGCCATCGGGAACACCGCGGCCAACGCATTCGGCACCTGCTATCCAGGTGCGGGTGCGACGATCGCGCAGGGTTTGGTATACGGCTACGTCGCTGCCCGGGATGCCGCGAGCCAGCCCTAG
- a CDS encoding PadR family transcriptional regulator, whose protein sequence is MEQPSEKVKAALAATSWALLGMMSYEEEVSGYDLKKWIDWSVDLYYWSPSYSQIYTELKKLETLGLVTSRVERDEGTRSRRLYKITPAGMAAITDWTNNAPLDPPVLKHSMLLRVTFGHLSNPTRLKEQLQEYVAYAEARHRKAVEDSEGAEIEPAWAYSVIALRWAAKYYAAEREFALELMKEIDEADAIISKASKGGFGQPRPTPGFWREVEKQVEARRAAD, encoded by the coding sequence ATGGAGCAGCCCAGCGAGAAGGTCAAGGCGGCGCTCGCCGCGACCAGCTGGGCGCTGCTGGGCATGATGTCCTACGAGGAAGAAGTCTCCGGCTACGACCTCAAGAAATGGATCGACTGGAGTGTCGACCTCTACTACTGGAGCCCGTCCTACAGCCAGATCTACACCGAGCTGAAGAAGCTGGAGACGCTCGGCCTAGTGACCTCCCGCGTCGAGCGCGACGAAGGCACCCGCAGCCGTCGGCTCTACAAGATCACTCCGGCCGGTATGGCCGCGATCACCGACTGGACCAACAACGCGCCGCTGGACCCGCCGGTGCTCAAGCACAGCATGCTGCTGCGGGTGACGTTCGGTCATCTGAGCAACCCGACCCGGCTCAAAGAACAGCTGCAGGAATACGTGGCCTATGCCGAAGCCCGGCACCGCAAGGCGGTCGAAGATTCCGAGGGCGCCGAGATCGAACCTGCTTGGGCCTACTCGGTGATCGCGCTGCGATGGGCGGCGAAATATTACGCCGCCGAGCGTGAGTTCGCGCTGGAGCTGATGAAGGAGATCGACGAAGCCGACGCCATCATCAGCAAAGCCAGCAAAGGTGGGTTCGGCCAACCGCGTCCCACTCCGGGTTTTTGGCGCGAGGTGGAGAAGCAGGTCGAGGCCAGGCGCGCGGCCGACTAG